TTTCGGCTAATCTTTAAATAAATGGATAGCTGACGGATCGATGGCATCTTCGTTCCTGGCTGCAGCCTTCCTTCTTCAATTTCCCTCTTAATCCAATGATACAACTGGCTGTAAAGCGGTTCTGGTAAATCCTTTTGTAGAAATGGTGTTAGCTCCACCTTTATTCCTCCATCTGTCCCTTTTAAATTTTTAATTTCTGTCACTTTTCTGATGGACAAAAATTCCCTAAAATGAGCGTATCATAAATAAAGGAAAAGGGGTTGCAATCATGCATAAGATTCGTAATGGAAAATTAGAATGCACGGATGATCATCGTATTGATCATTTTTTAAGCACGGCACGAACAGGTTACTTGGGGTTAGCGGATGGGGACATTCCTTATGTGGTGCCTTTGAATTTTATCTGGATGAATGAGGCTATCTATTTTCACGGAGCAGCCCAAGGTAGAAAAATAGAGGTGATCCAAGCCAATCCAAATGGTTGTTTCACCGTGTCAGAAGATTACGGAACCATGGTAAGTCCAATACCAGCTAAAACAGATACTGCCTATATGAG
Above is a genomic segment from Neobacillus endophyticus containing:
- a CDS encoding pyridoxamine 5'-phosphate oxidase family protein, giving the protein MHKIRNGKLECTDDHRIDHFLSTARTGYLGLADGDIPYVVPLNFIWMNEAIYFHGAAQGRKIEVIQANPNGCFTVSEDYGTMVSPIPAKTDTAYMSVMLFGGLEPVNDIEEATAAMQGMLDKYVPGYYEQSLSQSHLQKYRSSLGSHTLVFKLTPNARTAKENQLNSQFSFYEGRKVEMDI